In a single window of the Caulobacter soli genome:
- a CDS encoding DUF6766 family protein, translating into MTRWLKNNGLTIVLMVMFAASFVGQWLTGWRVAVEDLQRHGQAVIGPWAYLSDPMFISTVFENWESEFLQMAVYVVLTAFLIQRGSSESKDPDAPERDRLPSQDSKAPRLARVGGAAGWLYAHSLGIALGLLFLASFVLHWTFSAKAAAQEAAEHGQAGASTLAYLGDPQLWFESFQNWQSEFLSTAALVVLSIVLRQRNSPESKPVAAPDSQTGA; encoded by the coding sequence ATGACCCGATGGCTCAAGAACAACGGCCTCACCATCGTCCTGATGGTGATGTTCGCCGCCAGCTTTGTCGGCCAGTGGCTGACGGGCTGGCGCGTGGCCGTCGAGGACCTGCAGCGCCATGGCCAGGCCGTCATCGGCCCCTGGGCCTATCTCTCAGACCCGATGTTCATCTCGACGGTGTTCGAAAACTGGGAGAGCGAGTTCCTGCAGATGGCGGTTTATGTCGTGCTGACCGCCTTCCTGATCCAGCGCGGCTCGTCGGAGTCGAAGGATCCCGACGCGCCCGAGCGTGATCGCCTTCCCAGCCAGGATTCCAAGGCTCCTCGCCTGGCGCGGGTCGGCGGCGCGGCCGGTTGGCTCTACGCTCATTCACTGGGCATCGCCCTGGGCCTGCTGTTCCTGGCCTCGTTCGTCCTGCATTGGACGTTCAGCGCCAAGGCCGCGGCCCAGGAGGCCGCCGAGCATGGCCAGGCCGGGGCGTCCACCCTGGCCTATCTCGGCGATCCGCAGTTGTGGTTCGAGTCCTTCCAGAACTGGCAGAGCGAGTTCCTATCGACCGCCGCCCTGGTCGTGCTGTCGATCGTCCTGCGACAGAGGAATTCGCCGGAGTCCAAGCCTGTCGCCGCGCCCGACAGCCAGACCGGCGCCTAG
- a CDS encoding Crp/Fnr family transcriptional regulator, which yields MSRLLIASLDRFGPLRDSVRDSLMSCSQTVERFEAGQAILAAGERSQLRLLARGLAVKQQVLADGGRQIFGVATPGDLIDLAGLFVGADHEVQALGPCEVRSTTPHELRTMVRAHPNLLSALCRAVLTEAQWQRNWMVGLGRRSAAARTANLLCEVYWRQQALQLARDGRCDFPAVQGDIADALGLSVVHIHRVLRGLRDDGLATLRNGVLEIDDWDGLTALGGFDAGRLAPQQDPAERALITAARQPQSLQGED from the coding sequence ATGAGTCGCCTGCTGATCGCCAGCCTCGACCGGTTCGGTCCCTTGCGCGACAGTGTTCGCGATAGTCTGATGTCGTGCTCCCAGACGGTCGAGCGTTTCGAAGCGGGCCAAGCCATCCTGGCCGCCGGTGAGCGATCGCAATTGCGCCTGCTGGCGCGCGGCCTGGCGGTGAAGCAACAGGTCTTGGCCGACGGCGGGCGCCAGATCTTCGGCGTGGCCACGCCGGGTGACCTTATCGACCTGGCGGGACTGTTCGTCGGCGCCGATCACGAGGTCCAGGCTCTGGGACCGTGCGAAGTGCGCAGCACCACGCCCCATGAGCTGCGGACCATGGTGCGCGCCCACCCGAACCTCCTGTCGGCTCTGTGCCGCGCCGTCCTGACCGAGGCCCAATGGCAGCGCAACTGGATGGTTGGCCTGGGGCGTCGCTCGGCGGCCGCCAGGACGGCCAATCTTTTGTGCGAAGTCTATTGGCGGCAGCAGGCATTGCAGTTGGCGCGGGACGGTCGCTGCGACTTCCCGGCGGTGCAGGGCGACATCGCCGACGCCCTGGGCTTGTCGGTCGTCCATATCCATCGCGTGCTGCGCGGCTTGCGCGACGATGGCTTGGCCACACTGCGCAACGGAGTGCTGGAGATCGACGACTGGGACGGCCTCACGGCGCTGGGGGGCTTCGACGCCGGACGACTGGCCCCCCAGCAGGACCCCGCCGAACGGGCGCTGATCACCGCGGCCCGCCAGCCGCAAAGTCTTCAGGGGGAAGATTAA
- a CDS encoding Crp/Fnr family transcriptional regulator, with amino-acid sequence MSSSPTITPLVHKLARRDALSSAERDALATLLGPERHVPAGGLLVEPGDRPSFSTLLISGFCARYSLTVDGGRQLTEVNVPGDFIDLHSLLMRQMDHGVVALGDCVVAPAPHADLRRLTENHPHLTRLLWLETVVDGAIHRQWLVTMGQQNAASRLAHLACELYCRLEGAGLARDHQFSNPMTQADLGDVLGLTPVHVNRVLADLRQQGLLEWKSGVVTIPDWDSLVKLGQFDPAYLRLQSDPV; translated from the coding sequence ATGTCCTCATCACCGACGATCACGCCCCTGGTTCACAAGCTGGCGCGTCGCGACGCTCTCTCGAGCGCTGAGCGCGACGCGCTCGCGACGCTGCTCGGGCCTGAACGGCATGTGCCGGCCGGAGGGCTACTGGTCGAGCCGGGGGATCGCCCCAGCTTCAGCACCCTTCTGATCAGCGGCTTCTGCGCCCGTTACAGCCTGACCGTGGATGGCGGCCGGCAATTGACCGAGGTCAACGTTCCCGGCGACTTCATCGACCTTCATAGCTTGCTGATGCGCCAGATGGATCACGGCGTGGTGGCGCTTGGCGACTGCGTCGTCGCGCCCGCCCCCCATGCCGACCTGCGCCGGTTGACCGAAAACCATCCGCACCTGACGCGCTTGCTGTGGCTCGAGACCGTGGTCGACGGCGCGATCCATCGCCAATGGCTGGTGACCATGGGCCAACAGAACGCGGCCAGCCGACTGGCTCATCTGGCCTGCGAACTCTATTGCCGGCTGGAAGGCGCGGGACTGGCCCGGGATCATCAGTTCAGCAACCCGATGACCCAGGCCGATCTCGGCGACGTGCTGGGCCTGACGCCCGTGCACGTCAATCGCGTCCTGGCCGACCTGCGCCAGCAGGGGCTGCTGGAATGGAAGTCGGGCGTGGTCACCATTCCCGACTGGGACAGCCTGGTGAAGCTGGGACAGTTCGATCCGGCCTATCTGCGCTTGCAGAGCGACCCGGTCTGA
- a CDS encoding DUF6894 family protein, protein MKTYHFDISGEVQPTLEVVEAVDDAAAARQALLLLSEILRDRALSASATVILRIIVRDDGGRRIWEGAASGRA, encoded by the coding sequence ATGAAGACCTACCACTTCGATATTTCGGGCGAGGTCCAGCCGACGCTCGAAGTCGTCGAAGCCGTCGATGACGCCGCCGCCGCACGCCAAGCTCTGCTTTTGTTGTCGGAAATCCTGCGCGACCGCGCTCTCTCCGCCTCCGCCACCGTGATCTTGCGCATCATCGTCAGAGACGATGGGGGGCGGAGGATCTGGGAGGGCGCGGCTTCGGGCCGGGCCTGA
- a CDS encoding alpha/beta fold hydrolase, producing the protein MPLIILARIALSLLSLGILAAGGYALWSWYDGHWMLDAAGRAVHVRDDWRLWLGVGLLAWSFLGRLAVMPLLTHRDTDPTRPERGDGQFLDSPTGSRLYVEVHGPADGPTVILTHGWGLDGTIWFYLRRALSTRYRVIVWDLAGLGRSHAAKGAVDLSHFARDLQAVMAFAGTPAVLIGHSIGGMTIQTLVRDHPASTQQMAGVVLVNTTFTNPLKTMALAPLAQALRWPVLEPVLRLAILFQPLVWLSAWQGYLSGSVHLANRLGFAKHVTRSQLEHTTLLATRNPPAVLARGNLAMFDWDADGALQALTTPTLILAGDQDIVTLKTASQVLSRATPGGQLSVVAEANHMGFLERHEAYLAQIEAFCQTVWSRPWPAASGVETMDDGGLLAGA; encoded by the coding sequence ATGCCCCTGATCATCCTCGCGCGGATCGCGCTGTCGCTGCTGTCCCTCGGTATCCTGGCGGCGGGCGGCTACGCGCTGTGGTCCTGGTACGATGGGCATTGGATGCTCGACGCCGCGGGCCGGGCCGTCCATGTCCGTGACGACTGGCGGCTATGGCTGGGCGTCGGCCTGTTGGCCTGGTCCTTCCTGGGCCGCCTGGCGGTCATGCCGCTGCTGACCCATCGCGATACCGACCCCACCCGCCCCGAGCGCGGCGACGGCCAGTTCCTCGACAGCCCGACGGGCTCACGGCTCTATGTGGAGGTCCATGGCCCCGCCGACGGGCCGACCGTGATCCTGACCCACGGCTGGGGCCTGGACGGCACCATCTGGTTCTATCTCCGCCGCGCGCTGTCGACACGCTACCGAGTCATCGTCTGGGACTTGGCCGGACTGGGGCGCTCTCACGCCGCGAAGGGGGCGGTGGACCTGTCCCACTTCGCGCGCGACCTGCAGGCGGTCATGGCCTTCGCCGGAACACCCGCCGTTCTGATCGGCCACAGCATCGGCGGCATGACCATCCAGACCCTGGTGCGCGACCATCCCGCCTCGACCCAACAGATGGCCGGCGTGGTGCTGGTCAACACCACTTTCACAAATCCCCTCAAGACCATGGCTCTAGCCCCGCTGGCCCAAGCCCTGCGCTGGCCCGTCCTCGAACCCGTCCTGCGGCTCGCCATCCTGTTTCAGCCCCTAGTGTGGCTCTCGGCGTGGCAAGGTTATCTGAGCGGTTCGGTCCATCTGGCCAACCGCCTGGGCTTCGCCAAGCACGTGACGCGCAGCCAGCTTGAGCACACCACACTCCTGGCCACCCGCAACCCGCCCGCCGTGCTGGCGCGCGGCAACCTGGCGATGTTCGACTGGGACGCCGACGGCGCGTTGCAAGCCTTGACGACCCCCACCCTGATCCTGGCCGGCGACCAGGACATCGTCACCTTGAAGACGGCGAGCCAAGTTCTTTCGCGAGCCACGCCGGGCGGCCAGTTGTCCGTCGTCGCCGAGGCCAATCACATGGGCTTTCTTGAGCGGCATGAGGCCTACCTCGCGCAGATCGAGGCCTTCTGCCAGACCGTGTGGAGCCGCCCGTGGCCGGCCGCGTCCGGCGTGGAGACGATGGACGACGGCGGCCTCCTGGCCGGAGCGTGA